A region of Etheostoma cragini isolate CJK2018 chromosome 24, CSU_Ecrag_1.0, whole genome shotgun sequence DNA encodes the following proteins:
- the ptger2a gene encoding prostaglandin E receptor 2a (subtype EP2) → MEPDNNTCHREHHITGTESPLISAIMFALGIFGNVAALVILEIRRRRDARMKETRRSSLFHVLIRSLVVTDLAGTCLTSPLVQLSYSRNITLVGMAPVSHGMCSYFGVSITFFCLATMSLLFSMALERCFAIGYPYLYSRHVTKKCAYISIPVVFVLCMLFCLLPFAGFGKYVQYCPGTWCFIDMNPQQSEDQVYANLYATLMLVLVLSIVVCNGFVVYQLFRMYQRRRRNGGSMMATKRSNSERRAMSMAEEVEHLILLVFMTIIFIICTMPLVIRVYINSIKDQESHNVDLIVLRFLSVNSIIDPWVFILLSPSVLHFCWASVCRAPLETSRGSIFKLSIAKGNSPANLELSRPPLVYTENFHSVETL, encoded by the exons ATGGAACCAGATAATAACACATGTCACAGGGAGCACCACATCACAGGCACCGAGAGCCCGCTCATCAGTGCCATCATGTTTGCCTTAGGAATCTTTGGCAACGTGGCTGCCCTGGTGATACTGGAAATCCGGCGACGTAGAGACGCTAGGATGAAAGAAACAAGGCGAAGTTCGCTGTTTCACGTCCTCATCAGATCGCTGGTGGTCACGGACCTGGCAGGGACCTGCCTGACCAGTCCGCTGGTGCAGCTGTCATATTCACGCAACATTACCTTGGTAGGGATGGCACCCGTCTCTCACGGCATGTGTTCATACTTTGGTGTCAGCATAACCTTCTTCTGCCTGGCCACCATGTCGCTTCTCTTCTCTATGGCACTAGAGAGGTGCTTTGCCATTGGGTACCCCTACCTGTACAGCCGGCACGTCACCAAGAAATGTGCCTATATCTCAATCCCGGTGGTGTTTGTGTTATGTATGTTATTCTGTCTGCTCCCTTTTGCGGGATTTGGTAAATATGTCCAATACTGCCCTGGCACGTGGTGCTTCATTGACATGAACCCTCAACAATCGGAGGACCAAGTCTACGCCAACCTGTACGCCACTCTGATGCTAGTGCTGGTGCTGTCCATAGTAGTGTGTAACGGGTTTGTGGTGTACCAGCTGTTCAGGATGTACCAACGGCGGAGGAGGAACGGTGGCTCAATGATGGCGACCAAGAGATCCAACAGCGAGCGCAGGGCGATGTCCATGGCTGAGGAGGTGGAGCATCTCATCCTGCTAGTCTTCATgaccatcatcttcatcatctgcACAATGCCTCTGGTG ATCCGGGTGTACATCAACTCCATTAAGGACCAGGAGTCTCACAATGTGGACCTTATTGTCTTGCGCTTCCTCTCCGTTAACTCCATCATCGACCCCTGGGTCTTTATCCTGCTTTCCCCCAGCGTCCTGCACTTTTGCTGGGCTTCGGTTTGCCGGGCCCCCCTGGAAACCTCCAGGGGttccatttttaaattatcGATTGCCAAGGGGAATTCTCCGGCTAACCTCGAACTGTCTCGCCCACCCTTGGTATACACCGAGAATTTTCACTCTGTGGAAACTCTTTGA